The sequence aaataatttttttatagagaaaaaaagctttttatttgaattttacaaatatgagACGCGCACGTGGAATTTCATCCGAGGAATAATAGTCttgtctatttcttttttctgtctttttttgggtgaaaagtCTTGTCTAATTCTTTTAATTGAAGATAGCTCTTTATGGTATACCCAGTTGTTTAACAAGTGTATTTATTTGTCGTAACGTGATATAGTGCGTCGACATGAAATTCACGTGACGCTAATACAATAATAATAGAACtacataataaaattttcGTAGTCAAGGTCaagccttttcttttatgaaaaCTTATTTGTTAATTAGTGTGATGAGCTTTTATTAATAGTAAGCCCTCTTACGATAAAAATAATGGGAAATTATTTAAATGAaacttgtatatatttttgcaAACCAAATGCTCTCAAACTCCACAACTATAAATATTTTCCATCATATATACAAAGCAGTTTCGATTGTTAACATGCATAGAAGATTTGTCTGGGAAGAGACGTATCAATCActtttattacaaaaatgaAGTACGAGGGCCGATTCttgtcttatatatatatatacacacacactttTGTTGTGTATATATTCCCACGTTTTCTgcatcttttatttttagctAGTACTAGTACAAATGTTTGAATACAATATTAGATCCATTGACGACAAACTTAACACATCCACAAAACCAACAAAGGACTAAACAGTATGTGATGATTTTgccagggaaaaaaaagaagaagaaacaattGAGGATATCATGTCAACAACATGTACACAAGTTCATgctgattttgaaattttagagTTTTAACTAATAATGCACAAATTAAGgaaattttaataattggtTTTAAGGCAAAGACAAAACTACGAGGAGAATCACTTTGGGATTCCTAGAGTCCTATCATAAAAAAGAACTTTAGAAGCTATGGAAAAACGTAAGTTAGAATACCAAATATGAGAAGAGTGAAAATTATGTATGAAGTTTGCAAGAACATCCGCGATGAAATTTATCTCTCTAAATTAATAACTCGAACTTGGAACTCAGATATTGTATGCATATAAAATTGTATGAGAATCACGGTAATAATTTGGGGAGAGGCATAATTGGTAGGAAGTCAGACAAACCAAATCCTAATTAAATTGTAGTTGGCATGGCACTCAAGTTCATCTGTACCAAGTGCTTTCCAGAATGAGGTTTAGGGAGATTTTAGTAAATTTATTACCAGTATCCACTTAGAAAAAGTTtataataaatacaaaatctaCTACTCTAAACAGTGTAAACACAGATACAGCTCCCAACAAGTGttgtaaaattaattttatttgcatttattaaaaaaaaaataataataataataataagaaaaaaaaaatgcaaatatTTCCACTTTAAATAGTCATGGATAAACTTGTGCTAGCATGTCTCAAAAGTGGAGTGTGTGTTTGGTACTAGCTAGCTTGGTGTGCTCCCCtgtttcatctctctctcactctgtctctctctctctctgtctctctctccaattattattattttttacttcTCAAAGACCActcctttttaaaaatcagCTCTCTCTCAGCAGTAGAAAAACCCACCCTCAAGATgcgcctctctttctctctcatccaACTCTTTGAAGCTTCGTTTTGGTCTTCCTGCTCATGAACTCAATATCTGGAGATTGGTGGAGTGTCCAGAATGGATTTTGGGGGGATGGGTTTGGGGGGTTTGGTGGGCCCTGAAGGTGGAGCAACAGGAGCAGCTCATTCTCTGGCCTCAGACCCTGAGACCAAACCAAAGGGTCATGCTCCAAATGTTCCTCATGGATCTGGCTCTGTCAAGCAGCAAAGATCTTGGCCTGCTGAAGATGACTGGAGGACCTCAAAAATGCCCAAAAATGATTACTTGCCTGCTCCCAAGACAATGCCATTACAATATCAGGGCACTCCTCTGCTGAGATCTAATTCTCTGCTTCCTGCTGATACTCACAGACAGGAGCAGATGCTCAGCTTTTCTAACAACAAATCAGAAGTCACTTTTCTCAGCAAAGATGGAATGTTGGAGAGAACCATCCAAGGCCCAGACTTTGCCTACTACCAGCGCACCCCAGCTCTCACTCCCTCTGCTTATACTAGGAATGCAGCAGGTACTAATTTCATTTATGtgtcctttttaatttttaatttttttatatttgggtGGTGGGCTGGTTGGTCAATGATGGTCATGGATTTTATGAGATGGGGTTTGGGGAAATGTGAATGTAGAGCAGAAATTTTAGGCACATTTTTGTGCAAATATGGGTTTTTGCTAATATTGTTGGTGAGTCTTTTCATAGGGCATTTAGTAGAAATTTTCGGTTTTGAGGTCTTGTCAAGAAAGAAAGGTGGAATTTTCTCCCTCATAGAAACTGCCATTTTTGCTTTGGTTTTTGGTAACATCTTCAACAGTTCAAAGATTGATAGAAACAAATGGGGAAAGGGtgagaaggaaaaaggaaaatattggGACTAGGAGATAAGACTTGTTTGGGccagttttatttattattattattttttttttttttggcctttaAATGTGACTATGCTTCAGACAAGTCATTGTGTTTCTCATGTTTCAGCTTATGGTTCTGGAAGCATAAATCCGAGCATGCATGGGCCTTTTGCTGGGGTTAGAGGACCATTTACTCCGTCTCAGTGGATTGAGCTAGAGCACCAGGCCTTGATCTACAAGTACATGACTTCAAATGTGCCTGTGCCATCTAATTTACTGATACCTCTCAAGAAATCCCTCTATCCTTATGGCTTGTCGGGTTCTACAGGAAATTTAGCTCCCAACTCATGTAAGCTTCTTTTATAAATGCTCAATAATCTCAGTTAGAAATACGTCTGTGTTGAAATTTAACTTTTTGTACATTTGATGAGGCAGTTgctgtttttttaattcttaaaaTACTATTTGTTTGTACAGTTTACTGTTCAGAGCATGGAATTTCCAATTTTATGTTGTTATGCTGAACAGATTATCTTTGTTAGAAAGTTTTGTCCACGATAGTGTTTGCAATTAGAAAGTAATGCTGGGTTTGATTCAGAAGtcatgttcttcttgttttacCCTTTTGTCTGATTTGTCTTTTCTtcaatgtatatatatgttgggattttattttgatacaGTAGCGTGGGGCTCTTACCATCTGGGATTTTCTGGCAACACTGATCCTGAACCTGGGAGGTGTCGTCGAACGGATGGGAAGAAATGGCGGTGCTCAAGAGATGCTGTTGCAGACCAGAAGTATTGTGAAAGGCACATAAACAGGGGCCGCCATCGTTCAAGAAAGCCTGTGGAAGGCCAGCCTGGCCAGGCCGCCTCTGGGACCAGTAATTCAAAGGGGGTGCCCATGACTTCGTCTACGCCAACGCCGGTGATGCCAAGCACCGGCACATCCAATAATGTCGCAACCATGCAGAACCAGTTCAAAAGTTTGCAGCCTGCTGGTGCTGCCAATCCTTCAGCAGATGCCTTTGTCAACAGGTGAAAATTAGATGCACTACAGCTTCCTTATCTGTTTTAGTTCTCATCCAGGCTTTATAatatgattttgatttcaaaCTGTTATGCACACTGCCTTTTTCCTTTACTTTATTGTAGACCCCATCATTCCATCTTTACTTTGGTGATGGTGACTAGTCTTACTAGTTTGGATTATTGAATTAAGACCTTTATCGTTGAAACTGTATGTAATTATGTGCATATTTCCTAGTGGTATGCCTAGTTTATTCATCTACTTTTACTTTATGCACTTTCTTAAACATTTTCTAATCAACGAGAAGGTGTGTTGCAGGATGCAAGATCCTCGGGGCCTTTCTGTGATGTCTGCTTCTACCATCAAGCCGAAAGCCAGTGATTCGAGGTTTAACATGCCGAAACAAGAAATCCCAGTGGAAGAATCTTCTCAATCAGAGTTTGGACTTGTTTCTACTGATTCACTTCTCAACCCTTCACATAGGAACTCTTACATTTCTAAAGACTTTGGTGGTTCTTTCCTAGATTTCAGTGATCAGGAAGCCCAAGACCAACATCCGCTTCGGCAGTTCATTGATGATTGGCCTAAGGACCAGTCCAGTCACTCGGTCAGTACTTGGCCTGATGAAATAAAATCAGACTGGACTCAGCTCTCAATGTCAATCCCTATGACATCCTCGGAGTTCTCATCGTCCTCTTCCTCACCCACGCAAGAGAAACGTGCACTCTCACCATTGAGGCTATCCAGAGAGTTTGAGCCAGCCCAAATGAATTTGGGAGCGAGCAATGAGCTTAGTGAATCAAGCCAGAAGACAAATTGGATACCTATCTCTTATGGAAATTCAATGGGGGGTCCTTTAGGAGAGGTCCTGACCAACACCACTAGCAGTGGCAAGATGTGCAATAACTCAGTATCGCCGCTTAACCTCATAAATGAAGGGTGGGACGGCAGCCCTCAGTTGGGATCCTCCCCAACCGGTGTCTTGCAGAAGTCAACTTTCTGTTCGCTTTCAAACAGTAGTTCAGGGAGCAGCCCAAGAGGTGAGAACAAGAAGAATCTTGATGGGGCAAGCATATATGATGATGTGCTAGGTTCAACCTTTGCAAGTTCCTCAGTTCCATCCCTGTAAAATTGGCAAGCTCCAAACTGGAGGAGAGACTAGACATGAACTTGGCATAACCATTTGTgatcttttttaatttctctcttttcttgtttccttatcctttgttcattttcttcttcttcttcttcctggGTTTACAAACTAGAGACATGGTGATCCTAATTTGCATAGGTGTTGGCCACTTTGGCTAGTGTGGATTTGTGGGTATCCATAGTTCTttctttatgaattttataagtAATTTATGCTTTGTTAATATGTCACCTTATCTCCTAACATTTATTTTACGGGTTCCATATGTGTAACTTATCAATCAAAACTATCAAAAAAGTTGCATTATTGGTAGGGTCTCTGAGAGGGCAGCATATCTTTTGCAGGATTGTGAGATGTACATTTTCAAGTGAGGAGGATCTGTCTAGCCCCTAAAAACAGTGGGGACAAAAAAGGTCAATGATGGTAGGGAAACTTCTACCATCATAATATAAGAGATACCTTCCAAAACACATATTGATCATTGAAGTGTATTGGCCGTCTCTTTATAGGGCCCCCTCCCCTTGACAGAGCCTCTTCCAGCCTCCTCTCTGGCTGGTGGATTTTGCACTTGCAGCAGCAAATATGCATGATTGTGATCAGAAATAGTAAATTAGGTTTGGAAGCTCCCTGGCCTTGAGACAAGAGGCACTCTTGTGGGCTGTCAACCCAACATCCAACACTCTAGTGTGTTTAGTTTGTGGAGAGTTAAAACCACTTGGCCATGGGCCAGGGTTTAGGGTGGCCCTACCACCTCTGAGCCTGACCCGGATTTGCACATGTTTGGCCCTAGCCTAGTCCGGCTTCTTATTGTTCTGGACAGGCTAGTCTTAAAACCATGGATGCATGAAGTCAAggattcataaaaaataatgtcGTGATGGGATGGGACCAGGGCTAACAATGGACCACCCTTTAGGTTTATAGCCATATACAAGTTGAACTTGATTTATCCAAGTGGGTGTTTCAGATGGCGATTTTAGTCACTGGTCAGCCTGGCATTGTAGGAgatctttcttctttgttttttgttttttttttttgttttttgttttttgtttttttttgggtaggtgAATAAGGGAGGGGTAAGAACACCCAACAATCAAAGAAactaaacaacaaaaaaatcatcCGAGGTTTAGACAACCCTAGCAGGTCATCCACCGACACAAAACCAAGCCAATCAGTAGCCTCATCAAGCATATACAAACCCATATCCAAGTTATGACTCCAACTAGCCAATCTGTCTGCAACAATGTTCTTCTCCATATAAATATGATAAATCTCATAGCTCTCAAACTTGTTTAGGATCCCCACACAATTGGACACCAAAGCAGCAAGAGGATGAAGGAGGAGAAGATTGTGTGGTTGGATTAGCTGAATTTCAATAGCAGAATCCATCTCAATGATGAGTTTAGACATTCTACTATCAGCATCAAGCTTCAAACCAAAGGGCAGACCCCAAAGTTTAGCTTCCAGCACTTGGCCTATCCCTAAATTAATAGCAAAACCACCATTCCATTCTCCAAGTGAATTTCAAAGGACCCCTCCAGCACCAATACATCCAGAAGCAGCCCGTCGAGAACCATCCACATTGAGCTTGAAGGTACCATGAACAAGAGGGCTCCAAGCAAGAAAAACCTGTGTTTTCAGTGGCATTGAAGGAGCATCTTGACTAGTGTTATCAACAGTCTAATTACGAATGACAATTTCTAACATGACAAGATAGCACGACTCaaaattaacataaaatttaTCGAATTTGAGTACGTATAGAAGGATTCCAGTCAAATTCGGATCGACTAACATAACCTAAAAATGACCTTTCAATCCGTTACAACTCAACACATCAAACTTGTACAGGtaaattgatttaaatttcaataatatCACAGTTAACTTTTTAccattaaattattttttggctTGCACAAATACCACATGTAGTTACAGTGGAGAGCAGTTTTACTacgtgaaaaataaaatttacatTGATTCGGCCTTATTATGTTGTCTGGAAATTCATTCTCCTTGACCATGATTGGGAATTACCCCCCACTTGGTGCTATTCTAGTTCCCAATATCTTCCTTTTAAGAATTTCAGGTTTCAGATATGTAAATGTTAAAATACACTTTCGTTTGTTTGACTACTGCACCGGGCCAATTGGTATATCATCGTTCATCACAGTGACAACTGCCACGATATTCCACTCTTTACTGGCATGAATGCATCCAAAACAGTACGAGACAACAACTTGTGCCTCTGTTTTATAGACAAGGCCCTTGCTAGCACTAGCGGCCCGCCTTCAATCTGGGCGAATCGACAAAACTGCCTCATcggaatttaattttgacatggaaaaaataatgcaaaCGGTCTAGAACTGAATCAATGTAAATCGATTCGGACCGTCCACTTGTATTTTATGaaacttatatatttgggTTAACAaggttgaaaaaaaatacaaaataaaaacttaaactGGGTTTAGGCCCAAAATCCCCCAACCAAATCAATGATTTTTGTTAAACCGAACAAAACCAAATCATTTAATTAAAGCAGAAGAAAGATTAATAGAATTGAAGCAACTGGAGAATTGGGGGCTCATATTCTATGGGTGTATAGGAGTCTGTCATACTGGTACCCAATTGCAAA comes from Prunus dulcis chromosome 6, ALMONDv2, whole genome shotgun sequence and encodes:
- the LOC117632468 gene encoding growth-regulating factor 1 isoform X1 encodes the protein MDFGGMGLGGLVGPEGGATGAAHSLASDPETKPKGHAPNVPHGSGSVKQQRSWPAEDDWRTSKMPKNDYLPAPKTMPLQYQGTPLLRSNSLLPADTHRQEQMLSFSNNKSEVTFLSKDGMLERTIQGPDFAYYQRTPALTPSAYTRNAAAYGSGSINPSMHGPFAGVRGPFTPSQWIELEHQALIYKYMTSNVPVPSNLLIPLKKSLYPYGLSGSTGNLAPNSLAWGSYHLGFSGNTDPEPGRCRRTDGKKWRCSRDAVADQKYCERHINRGRHRSRKPVEGQPGQAASGTSNSKGVPMTSSTPTPVMPSTGTSNNVATMQNQFKSLQPAGAANPSADAFVNRMQDPRGLSVMSASTIKPKASDSRFNMPKQEIPVEESSQSEFGLVSTDSLLNPSHRNSYISKDFGGSFLDFSDQEAQDQHPLRQFIDDWPKDQSSHSVSTWPDEIKSDWTQLSMSIPMTSSEFSSSSSSPTQEKRALSPLRLSREFEPAQMNLGASNELSESSQKTNWIPISYGNSMGGPLGEVLTNTTSSGKMCNNSVSPLNLINEGWDGSPQLGSSPTGVLQKSTFCSLSNSSSGSSPRGENKKNLDGASIYDDVLGSTFASSSVPSL
- the LOC117632468 gene encoding growth-regulating factor 1 isoform X2, producing the protein MDFGGMGLGGLVGPEGGATGAAHSLASDPETKPKGHAPNVPHGSGSVKQQRSWPAEDDWRTSKMPKNDYLPAPKTMPLQYQGTPLLRSNSLLPADTHRQEQMLSFSNNKSEVTFLSKDGMLERTIQGPDFAYYQRTPALTPSAYTRNAAAYGSGSINPSMHGPFAGVRGPFTPSQWIELEHQALIYKYMTSNVPVPSNLLIPLKKSLYPYGLSGSTGNLAPNSSWGSYHLGFSGNTDPEPGRCRRTDGKKWRCSRDAVADQKYCERHINRGRHRSRKPVEGQPGQAASGTSNSKGVPMTSSTPTPVMPSTGTSNNVATMQNQFKSLQPAGAANPSADAFVNRMQDPRGLSVMSASTIKPKASDSRFNMPKQEIPVEESSQSEFGLVSTDSLLNPSHRNSYISKDFGGSFLDFSDQEAQDQHPLRQFIDDWPKDQSSHSVSTWPDEIKSDWTQLSMSIPMTSSEFSSSSSSPTQEKRALSPLRLSREFEPAQMNLGASNELSESSQKTNWIPISYGNSMGGPLGEVLTNTTSSGKMCNNSVSPLNLINEGWDGSPQLGSSPTGVLQKSTFCSLSNSSSGSSPRGENKKNLDGASIYDDVLGSTFASSSVPSL